Genomic segment of Carassius carassius chromosome 19, fCarCar2.1, whole genome shotgun sequence:
CACATACAAAAAATGTGCGGGACAAAGCCATAAAACCGGAACAATATAATGCAACTCAGTGATTTATTCAGGGTAAGTACGATGTAAAATAAAggttttataatgaaataaagaacgtggtatatatgtacagtatttacagtaacaATCATACACAAGACAGAGAGAGCGGGAAGAAGGAATGTGGGCGGcgctaaacaaaaaaataaataaactaaacacCCTCTAGCTATTAAGTATCCCCTAAGCCTGACTACAAAAAGAGAATGTGAAAAGGAAAAGCCTTCAGCGTTTGAGACGGCCTAACTAGACTGCACTCTATAGCCAAAAAGCAAAAGTACAAGGGGTGGCACTCGCCCCTAACCTAATGTACTGTAAAAAGGCAGATCCTACTTGTTTTAGTGtatgtttctgaagtcagtgatgattttgggtgctgtgacatctgctggtgttggtccattgtgtttaaaTCAAGTCCAAactcaatgcagccatctacatTGAGCAATTAATACtcccatctgctgacaagctttatggagatactgatttcattttgcagcaggactttggcacctgcccacagtcccaaaaccacttccaagtggtttgctgaccatgatattactgtgcttgattggccagccaacatgcctTACCTGAACCCCTTTCTAGAGAAAGATGAAAAACAGTCGATCCAACAATTCAGATGTGCTGAAGGCTCAAtagtgcctcagcagtgccacaggctgatcgcttcATGCCACACCTCACTGATGCTGGAGTTTGTGCTAAAAGAGCCCCGGCCAAGTATTGAGTCCAGAAATAAACATACTTTGAAGAACATGAGCTTTTCTATTTTGCAAATACTTCGTTTGATTGATCTTAGgatattttctgagatactggatttgtgactttcatgagctgtaagctcttaatcatcaaaattaataaataaaaaatgtttgaaatgttttactttacatgtaacgAATCTAGAATTTAtggaagtttcactttttgaaataacTTTTGGAGATGGACCTGTATATATTGGCATTTAAAATCTCACATCAGTCAACCACTAACCAAGctacaaatgttttatttctgaGGATAACAATAAGCTACTTAATACAGATTTGGCATTAATTCTGAAACTggagtttttttatgtttagcaTCGGTGACCTAAACACACTACCCTTAAATTATCAGCAATCATACCCTCTCTTCAATGGCGACAAAGCTTGTGAAATGGGACAAGATGGAGAACTCTTTACTCAGCTCAATGATGTAGGACTTCAGCTCTGCTTTCTTCTCCTGATAAAGAGATAAAAGACAGCGATTCAAGTTCTTCTGTTAGCAGATCTGccagtttatataaaaaatatcatcACACAGCTAAATACTGTACCTCGTGTTCTGCCTCACTGTTAGCTAGAATGCCATCTTCATAGTCTCTGATAATCGCTCTTGCTGTTAACTTGTGaagaaactacacacacacacaactctacAAACACCTGATAAACAACTGATGGTGTTTCAGATTATATGAAGTATTTAAGATGTTCACTCACAGTTCCCTTTGTCTTTTGTAGTTCTGTGGTGGAAACCATTGTTTTGATCTCTTGTCCACTCAAATCACCAAACAGTGTGGCCTAAATGAGTAAATATTACACAATTCAAAACAATACATAAACACAAATAACTGGGGATCTATCTTAATATTTTACACAGGTATTTTAAATCTTGATAGTTGATAGCTatcttaaaaactaaaaataactaaGCCATGTTTGCACACTGCTGGTTactaaattttaaattatatgaagaaatatttttttattatttaagttaattAGATGCACCAATCAGGGGAGTGGAACTGGGACCTGAATTTACATAACATATTTCCAAACACCACTGCATGCCACTGGCACAAATACAAAAGTAATCTGTAAAAAAACCATCAGTATttaccagtttttatttttattgaaatatttgaatgtataaaTACATTCTTGATACATCTACATTCAGTGTTCATGAACATTTTTCAGTGATTATGCTAATGTGATTTAGAGTTTGAATCAATTAATGGAATATTGATTCACAACAATGAAAACTCTATCTGTATCACTGAAGAAAGACTAAAATTACCACTACATTCAAGATGTTGttggtttttgttgttgtgaatatTCAATATATGACCCATTCCTAATAACAACTACAATAATTATTAACAATGCAGTTTAGTAAAGTAAAGTCTGTCTACCTGAGTGCAGTGTGGCACAAATCCGTAAACGAGAGTGTGACAGTCAGTGAAGAGAGCGTGAAGCTGTGAGGGGGCTTGAACAGGAAGCGGCGCTGTGGGATTAAACTGCTGCCACTTCACTGCCACTGATCTGCAGCCTGGAGAATCCATACGCCGAACCTGAGCCCGCACCTGAAATTACCCACAAATCTCTTCAACGCAAGCCTCAGACTCAAGCCAGGGCAATATTGGAAAGATAATATTTCcaattaagtaataaaaaaattcaatagaGTGTGATTCACCTTCTCTGTCCAAGTGTGTTTCATCTTTGTGTCAAAAAATTCATATGTTCCTCCACCTGCCTGAGCCAATGCTCTGAGCATATGACGATTAGCTGTCAAGCTAGACAAACACAACCAAACTTTATGTTCAGAAATTCAGTGTAAATGAAGGAGAAAAATAAAGAGATTTGATTAAAAGCAGACCTGAGTCCGCAGGTGAAGAGACGCGTGTGGCAGGAGTTTTCTCGGACCAGCTGTAGGGTCAGAGGTTGGTTCTGAACATGTCCATCAGAGAGCAGCAGGATGTTCCTCACGCCCCGGGAGGGAGGCAGCAGACTCAGACTCCGGAGAGGCCGCCACAGATCAGTGCCGCCACCAGAGCTGCCACACAACTGAAGAGAAGGGAATGCAATGATACGCAAAGAAACTGAGTTTCAGAACCATCTTTAACCATTTGTAAACATTACTCACCATAATAAATTTCCTGGCTGCTTCAGATGCCTCATCTAAACTCACTGGTGCAGGAAAAGCTTCCCTATAAtctgcaaaaacaaacatttacccATAATGCTTCACAATGAATTACAAAAATAAGAGATATCAAAATGTCCACACGACGATCAATAAAACAGTGTCAGACAGTTTCAGTGAGCTCTAACCAGTGCTGAAAGAGATGATGTTGATCTTCAGTGAGCGGTCCAGAGATCTGAGGACTTGAAGCGCAATCCTGCGGGCGTTCAGCATGGCGTCTCCCTGCATGGACTTGGAGGAGTCCAGTAGAATGACCACATCGCTCACATTGGACGGACCTCCAGAGCCAGACACCCCACTTGACCTAAAGTCTGGATAAAACACCAGCATGCAGGCCTGCAGGGATCAGCTCCGTATCAGTGTTCATTTTTGCCAGGGTACGTAAGATGGAAAGTGGCATTTTTTGTGTGCAATAACCATGACAGTTAGGAAAGCAGATCGGATGAATTATTTCTTTACCTGACTATCTTTATTTGGATGGTTCTCGACCCACATTCTGGGCATGTGGATATTAGAAAGACTGAAGGACACCTGTAACCCTTCAGATCCCAATGTCTGTCCCGGTAACGTGCTGATCACTACCTTACAGTCTGTCCTCTGAACAGGGGAAACACTAATACTGTTAATATAGTcttcttcatttcttttttattttactaattatttTACTAAGAcaatgcaccaaaatgaactgaTAACCTTGGTTTTGATGCGGTGTGAAGAGCTTAAGTTGATGATCTCATAAGGCATTTCAATGGACATAGACAGAGAAAACTCCCtgaagacagagaaagaaaatgaaaccGAGTTACAACAACGCTGTGCTTGCTTAGTGACCATTCACAGTTCAACTAGACCAGGTGCTACTCTATATAAAACATGATGTTATAAAGGTTAAAGTCATTAGCATGTGCAATGAattttttgtgaatcttgagtgatTTTCCCCGTGAATTCTCCAGTATTTTAGATCTTCACCCCTCTGAATCAAGCTCTGTCACACCAATCTTTTCAACAGTGGCCTGAAATGCAACACAAGTGTCAGTCAAAATGCTAACAATCAGCCGGCCAAAAAGGAtttgaaatacaataacaaaagaGTGTCGTACCTGAGTTGTCTGATAAAGGGCGGCTCTCTGTTCCCATGGTGCCACGCTGCCAGACAGTGAGAAGACTATAGAGCCTGATCTGACCAGCAGCTCAGTGATGAACGTCACCTTGATCAAAACTGTGGCTCCAGGAGGAAGATTCCCCACACTGATAGTAAATACATCCTGCCTCACATAAACACATGAACTTAAAGAAACCTTCTGAATGATACATTATCACACACACCTGAGCTCCAGATCAGTTACAGTAACTCACAGGTGCATCCTGGTCCATCAGGTAGGCTCCATGGCCTTTCTCTATGGCTTGCTTGTACTCCTTACGAGCCTGCTCCTTTTCCTTTACCTACAGGACAAAAACAGACATTGTAAATTGATGAAAAAGATGTTTAAAGAGAGCAGGCTGCATTTGACAAATTCTGAAAGACTCTGACCTTTCCAATGACATGTTTTCCATTGATAAAGGCTTCAAATCCACACACTGCTGCCGTCTCTTCCAGTGGAAAGACATACTTTGCTTCAATGGGAACAGCACTCTGGTTTGTGTAGGTCTGGAATACGATGACCTGGTGGAAATCGAGATGAAATTAATGTTGCAGTTTGGAATTATATTTGAGTGTTTGGATGTGGGATTTTCAgtcttttaatttgttaattctgTTGCTTTTTATTTCATGTCTTTGTTCCCGTGGTCCTGATTGTGTCCATCTCTTCCTTGttctagttttattttattagtgttttttttccttcttcactGTGTAGTTCTTTTGGTTTACTCTGGAATTCCTCATGCTCATTTCTCTTAATTTCAAAGTGCAGTCCACCGCTGTATTATCATACCTGACACAGCAGGTCCATCAGCTTGCCCCTCACATTGACAGCCTGTAGAGGAAGTTTCTGACCACTGCTGTCCAGCAAACCTGCGTTCATCTCCTCCAGAGGATTCTTAATGGACTCCAAACCCTCACTGTCATCACCGGGCACTAAAGAAACACATTGGCACAAAACCACTGATGaatttaaaaacacacattttcagatttaaattaatttcataaaaaaattaataatttgacagcattatttaaaacaaactcCTCCACAtataaaagctggtctctctcaGCATGTCCTGTTCACTAGATATTACTCACAGATATCAGGTGTTGTGTCGGTTAGATATGTGAGCTGAGTGTTGATTTGAGGCTGGAACTCTTTTAACTCGTCTCCCTCCAGACTGTACTGTACCACATACTTCAGTCTGATCTGCTCTGTGTTATAGACGACAAACTCATCATCCTgtcaaatataaacacacacacacacaaatgcaagaGTCGCATCAGATCCCACAAACAGAAGCAGAATATTTAAGTACACAGATAATGAGTAAGAAAAGCACCTCAAATTCAGAGAGTCTGTTTGGAGAGCGTTGGACTCCGTGTACACTGTGGTAACCGTCAGGAGCACAAGTCAAAGTGCTGTCTTTCTTCAGCAGGTCCTTACACCGACCCAACGCCACTTCACACACCAACAGCAGCCGAGAGCCGTCAGTCACACTGGGCTTGGAGTATTTCACACTAGTCCTTTAAAAATGTACCGACTGGCTAAAATCTCCAGTTGTCATCATAATAATGTATTCACATTATTAATACATCTGTTATATTAAGAGATGACTGAGTAATGCTAAAAAACACTGACTTCAGAGAGTCACTGAAGTAGATTCCTCCTCCGAGATTCCCGATATCCGTTCTCTCAATTCCATGCTGTTCGACTCCAACCCTGGGCAGCAGCAGACCTCTATAAAGAATGTTTAAAATTGTACATTCAGTTAATTACAAGAGTGACACAAGAGTGAATTACTGAATAGACActacaaaaagtaatttaaacCAATGTGTAGTCAGATATTAGATTTTTGGTTTTTCAGGATTGGTCAATATGGTATTTTTGTCTTACTTATTTCCATGGTTTTAACATTAAGATTCAGCACTTACTTAaagttaataatcaaataaatgatttattaataacTCTCACCGTGACAGTATTCCAACAAAACTGCTGGGACTAGTGGAGTGGAGGAGGGGTTTAATGTTGCCTAAATCCTCCTTAAACATCTGAAGCTCCACTCCTCTGCTGACACGCAGTATCCGCTGAATCTGGAAAGGCCTGTAGTGCATATTAGGTTAACAATGTCCAGAAATATATTCATGTTTGAACTTCAGACCACAATCACGTTTACCTGTCCTGAAGCAGTTGAGAGACATCATGAAACTCAGGGTTTTGTGGTGGAACAACCTCAATGCTGCACCTCAGAGCTCGATACTTCCCCAGAGACGACGATGAGGGGCTTCCCAGAGTGGCCTCACTCACATTTACAATATCTCTGATCAGCTGCAGATGACAGAAGAGTTAAAAGAGCAAAAGGTCATCTGCTGAATTGCTCAAGTAAAAAGCCATATTCAAACCTGCAAAGGGATTTAATTCAGTATTTGTTTgactttcatttatttaaactgatACCTGACAAAGGTCCAGTTTCTGAGACACAAGCTTGTGTTTGGAAGGAGGGTCGATCATTCTGAGGGGCAGAAGAGTGTTGACCTCCTCCAGCAGGGCTTTGACTTCATCCTCTTTCTCAGTCTTTTGTGCCTGCAGTAGCAATCCCTCCACCCTGCTCACCTGCAGCAGCACAGAGCCAAAAAACACACCGGAACCGTTAAACACAGCAAATTCCTGTCAGCTTCTCCACTGCGCTGTGTGTGACCATCTAAGCTCATTCTCACGTCATTGAGGCTGATTTTGGAGACAGGGACTGTCAGTATGTTATAAAGGGAACCGAGAGCTTCAGTCCAAACCAGCTCCACAAAGACACCAACTTCCTGTGACAAGGTGCTGCAGTTCAGCTTCTCCTCCAACAGCAGCTGCCAATCAAAAGAGTGAGCAATTACTTCACACCCATTAGTCACAtgttatacatacagtacagaccaaaagtttggacacaccttctcattcaaagagttttctttattttcatgactatgaaaattgtagattcacacggaaggcatcaaaactatgaatgaacacgtggaattatatatggaattatatacataaaaaaaaagtgtgaaacaactgaaaatatgtcattctaggttcttcaaagtagccagcttttgctttgattactgctttgcacactcttggcattctcttgatgagcttcaagaggtagtcacctgaaatggtcttccaacagtcttgaaggagttcctcgagagatgcttagcacttgttggccctttagcCTTCTGTCAGCGGTCCAGCTcccccctaaaccatctcgattgggttcaggtccggtgactgtggaggccaggtcatctggcgcagcaccccatcactctccttcttggtcaaatagtataaaggtaaatcagtagcaaaactcgagaggttgaagatatgattgtgagaacttgtcatattaatatttgtatttgtaagttaaaatttacactcacagctctgatgtgaaaagctgaatctttcaatttgcacacacagacaatgatcaaaacacccgtgttttgaatttgcaatgccttttgaataatgtccgcaatatcattccatacaaaactcacttgtgcacttgtatatgcagatgtgagagagcagagctgggggcggggctttggtgcgaatgaagacattttattggtcgatgcctgaccaatgaacaacgccaattgttttcactgactatccttagctttgacaggattttaagatactgcattcattttgccattcaggtattatctagtagacaaataatgcaacatattttatatgtatatcccactgcatatcactctaccagagttgcaatataatgctgtttttattatttttatgttttgtaaaaataattttaacttcttcattgggttaaattcctaatttgcttgtcagtaatgaacctttttaaatgcaacattgttattattattaatattttttttttttataaaaaacgagtgtttaataatgtctaaatgtacattaaacagcaaaacctaaaaaataagcacttatgaccagaaatactgttttgagcaactagtagagctaaatacatgtatttattaaacatcaacaaggccatctagtgtttaagcaatggaattgcatatgaatattatctttctggccaccaaatgcctctaatttaaagcatgcctctactacagttattgtagtataaataataaccatattagaaaatgttatatttcaaatggtcattcatggatcataattattgcgcatattatttagtaccatgatctcttgaaattaactaaacaggactgagttaacatgtagtacagttagtttattggttaaaagttacacttaattgtttagtcacatttaactgcaaAGGAGTAGTATGAGAACACAATGCTGTTCCATtatccagtataaaatgctattgtaacgcaaAGTCATTACACTTTAAgcgttacaaattactagaaatcgctgcataTATAATGAAACtgttgtctgtcccaattaatacatttcaaacatATTGACAAAATGtatagtttagtactattgatagctccatgaaccacgtgaccgcgtggcggtgagatcaaagcatgctctggtacagcgagtttactctgcaatatgcagtgggatatacatataaaatatgttgcattatttgtctactagataatacctgaatggcaaaatgaatgcagtgtcttaaaatccagtcaaagctaaggatagtcagtgaaaacaattggcgttgttcattggtcgggcatcgaccaataaaatgtcttcattcgcaccaaagccccgccccagctctgctctctcacatctgcatatacaagtgcacaagtgagttttgcaaaagaataccgcaaaaagagtagcaaaagtcagagcgctaggatttgaccttgtacttccagatctgagaggttgtaagtgccgacttgacgttgtgcagcgaaactgaagtaaagtgcaaaagtaaatatgtcgtaaacatgtgtgtatgtcattttctttgtgtgaatgtcattctacacatttgtaactattaatctacaacttccaattcaaaacacgggtgttttgatcattgtctgtgtgtgcaaattgaaagattcagcttttcacatcagagctgtgagtgtaaattttaacttacaaatacaaatattaatatgacaagttctcacattcagatcttcaacctctcgagtttagctactgattaaCCTCCAtaaaatagcccttgatgccttcagtgtgactgtacaattttcatattcatgaaaatgaaaactctttgaatgagaaggtgtgtccaaacttttggtctgtactgtatatcaaatgaataaaaacagatcTGTGTTGTGTTTATCTAACCTGCTGCAGGCTGTAGGATGCCAAGCGCTCAACCTTAGGGGaaagtgtgtgtgtctttgtgaatCCCTCTGTCTCCATCTCCTTCATCAGCTGCAGATACGCTTCCACAGCATCTTCAGATGTCACGCAGAACACAAGCTTGTCCTGAACCACTGCGGACTACAGCAATAGAGAGTCTGTCACCACAAGACAAATTCAGCCGTCACCATCTATGATTCCAGAGATAACAACATTAATGATGATCAAACCTCAGCTTCACACAAGACTGAACACAACACACGATACTGCTGGCCTGCTCTGCCTTTGGCACTCTGCAGCTCCAGAACAGACAAAGTCTTGGGATTGACCTGAAACACACAATCAAACACTTGCAGACATGAAAACACTTACAAACAGTTGCGGGCGCTCATAGAATCAGCTCAAGAATGTGTTAAAGAGGTCACCATACATTTTTcactatttagtttatttttcccAGATGTCCAGTAATAATTCTATTGTGACTGATGCATGAAGTAACTCACCCTCTCAAAAACTGAATACTTGGCCACTTGAGAATATGAAGGAAATTCAGGCAGGTCATGGTCGCCTTCTTTGTAAACTCTGTGTTGAGTGAAGGGAAAAGATGCAGCCAGGTAAACAAGCACATCTAAACAGGAAAAATGCTGTAGAAATTGATTACCCACGAAAAAAACAAACTGTTGAACAAACTCAAGAActgacagtgaaaaaaaaaacagagcgcACCTGAACCTTCCAGGACGGGGTCCACTCTTCTGAAGAATCTCAGCTTCAGTCTTTGGGAGTTCAGGGTGACCATTGAACTCCTCTTTTCCTAGTATATATGTTGACACTTTTACCGCTTAGTAGTGAAAAACAACATTATGTCAACAGTGCCACGAAAATACATGGTTTAATCTCACTAAATACTTTTACACCCCAACTATAATGTCAAACTGAAGAAACTACAGAGAAAAGAGATCCACTGTTAGCAAATAAAACTAATGTGGCTGTGACACTACCATCTGTTCTGTCACTCCACACTTTCTCATCGCACGTAAGTAAACTTTAGTTACAGTATGACTTCGGGCAAACATCTGTTTAACAAAGAAAGTATAAGAATTCCTTAAATGAGGTACAAGAAACTCCTACCTGAAGGACGGAGGAATTCAGAGCCAGGGTATGGCAGCTCTGGGGTCAAATTATGCTCGGTCAATGACAGGAGATGCCCTTGGTCCAGACAGCTCCACACATACTGCGTCCCGACCACTGGGATCTGCAGCTTCTGGATGCTGCGCTGCCGGTTACCGCTCAGATCCTTCACACTGCTAGTGACTACAAAAGAGCACTGGAGGAGATAAACCGAGGTCAGAAGAGACACTGCAGCTCTTTAGCAACTCAGTAGGACCAATGAACATGCATTACTTATTTTAAGCATTATAAAGCATAAAGTGCTCGTTCATTTTAATCACAAAAAATGTGGGCATGATTAGAAAATGTTAAATAGTCATATAAAAATAGACACACTTGTACTCTTAGCAAAGGAAATTAATgggaaatagaaaaaaacaaaaaacatcaaaatacagAGGGGGATACAATCTACAAATTAGTCATTGTGTAGATTAAACGCAGtattacacattatttttttttatttctatgacACTAATCTACCTGTAGTCATTGAATTGTAAATTTTGCTGTGTTATGTTTAACTACACTTAAAGTTAACAGTATCAGAGGGTTCAACAAACCAAATGTCTGTAAATTGTTTAAATAGTGTATTCTTGAGAAGTGGGACAAAACAGGgtgcaaaatttaaaaaaacgataCCTTGCACTCAGACAAATTAAACTACATTTATGTATCTTATATGTACTATTAATGATACAACCTACcaaattttctgttttttttaacaaaatgtgcttttttttttaccttggacTGCGTAATATAATTTCAACAAAACATTCTCATGTTAGCAGACAGATTTCACTTTCACATGTGACCAACAAATCCACAACAAATACTGTATATCATAATGAAATATTATCTAAATATTCAAATGACAGAGTTGACATCTGACGGTGGTGACGAAAACCTCTCAAATACATTGAATCGGTCAATTACTGTATTAAAACAAACCACAATCACGTTTATAAAGTATGTTAATAAAGCTTTTATTCAAGAGTCACATTTAAGTATTTTGATATATCATTGGAACACAAAATCTTATGGTGGTTTCATCTGAGGGTGTTGACAAATTTGCCATTTCTTTCACAAAACCAGTGGTTCATGTAGtagccattttatttttttctgttgatgcTAGGTGCTAATGAATCCTGCTTCAAGGgagtaaa
This window contains:
- the LOC132095290 gene encoding protein mono-ADP-ribosyltransferase PARP4-like; this translates as MTVFENCTVVLDVKNLPFKEKNKLRLALLENGANISYVINNECSFVVTSSVKDLSGNRQRSIQKLQIPVVGTQYVWSCLDQGHLLSLTEHNLTPELPYPGSEFLRPSGKEEFNGHPELPKTEAEILQKSGPRPGRFRVYKEGDHDLPEFPSYSQVAKYSVFERVNPKTLSVLELQSAKGRAGQQYRVLCSVLCEAESAVVQDKLVFCVTSEDAVEAYLQLMKEMETEGFTKTHTLSPKVERLASYSLQQLLLEEKLNCSTLSQEVGVFVELVWTEALGSLYNILTVPVSKISLNDVSRVEGLLLQAQKTEKEDEVKALLEEVNTLLPLRMIDPPSKHKLVSQKLDLCQLIRDIVNVSEATLGSPSSSSLGKYRALRCSIEVVPPQNPEFHDVSQLLQDRPFQIQRILRVSRGVELQMFKEDLGNIKPLLHSTSPSSFVGILSRGLLLPRVGVEQHGIERTDIGNLGGGIYFSDSLKTSVKYSKPSVTDGSRLLLVCEVALGRCKDLLKKDSTLTCAPDGYHSVHGVQRSPNRLSEFEDDEFVVYNTEQIRLKYVVQYSLEGDELKEFQPQINTQLTYLTDTTPDILPGDDSEGLESIKNPLEEMNAGLLDSSGQKLPLQAVNVRGKLMDLLCQVIVFQTYTNQSAVPIEAKYVFPLEETAAVCGFEAFINGKHVIGKVKEKEQARKEYKQAIEKGHGAYLMDQDAPDVFTISVGNLPPGATVLIKVTFITELLVRSGSIVFSLSGSVAPWEQRAALYQTTQATVEKIGVTELDSEGEFSLSMSIEMPYEIINLSSSHRIKTKRTDCKVVISTLPGQTLGSEGLQVSFSLSNIHMPRMWVENHPNKDSQACMLVFYPDFRSSGVSGSGGPSNVSDVVILLDSSKSMQGDAMLNARRIALQVLRSLDRSLKINIISFSTDYREAFPAPVSLDEASEAARKFIMLCGSSGGGTDLWRPLRSLSLLPPSRGVRNILLLSDGHVQNQPLTLQLVRENSCHTRLFTCGLSLTANRHMLRALAQAGGGTYEFFDTKMKHTWTEKVRAQVRRMDSPGCRSVAVKWQQFNPTAPLPVQAPSQLHALFTDCHTLVYGFVPHCTQATLFGDLSGQEIKTMVSTTELQKTKGTFLHKLTARAIIRDYEDGILANSEAEHEVQAEVLHH